A single Marinobacter sp. es.042 DNA region contains:
- a CDS encoding PilZ domain-containing protein → MPTKTPEKRRFHRIEFDAPCELHCQESVWTTEVLDISLKGVLVKRPEGWQVPLKQPCEVIIHLNDHEAGIVMAVELRHVEPHRLGFKCQYIDLDSATHLKRLVELNLGDQALLEREFAHLID, encoded by the coding sequence TTGCCCACCAAGACCCCAGAAAAACGCCGGTTCCACCGGATCGAATTCGATGCGCCGTGCGAACTCCACTGCCAGGAATCCGTCTGGACGACGGAGGTGCTGGATATTTCGCTGAAAGGTGTTCTGGTGAAGCGGCCGGAGGGTTGGCAGGTGCCGTTAAAGCAGCCCTGTGAGGTGATTATTCATCTGAATGATCATGAGGCAGGTATTGTTATGGCGGTAGAGCTTAGGCACGTGGAGCCGCACCGGCTGGGTTTCAAATGCCAGTACATAGATCTCGATAGTGCTACCCACCTAAAGCGCCTAGTGGAGCTTAACCTCGGAGATCAGGCGTTGCTCGAAAGAGAGTTTGCCCACCTCATTGATTAG
- the hemE gene encoding uroporphyrinogen decarboxylase, producing MTELKNDRFLRALMRQPVDRTPVWMMRQAGRYLPEYRATRAKAGDFLSLCKNTPLACEVTLQPLERFPLDAAILFSDILTIPDALGLGLYFETGEGPKFRNTIRSEADVAALPKINAEVDLDYVMNAVSTIRGALNGSVPLIGFSGSPWTLATYMIEGGSSKDFREAKKLMYGQPEVMHRLLDHLADAVIDYLNGQIKAGAQAVQIFDTWGGVLSSWAYEEFSLRYMKKIVDGLIRESDGRRVPVILFTKNGGQWLESIADSGADAVGLDWTTDIGNARARIGGRVALQGNMDPAMLYAPPERIRQEVADILKRFGSGNGHIFNLGHGITPDVDPEHAKAFIEAVVELSPEYHR from the coding sequence ATGACCGAGCTGAAGAATGATCGTTTCCTGCGCGCCCTGATGCGCCAGCCCGTGGACCGGACACCGGTTTGGATGATGCGACAGGCAGGGCGATACCTGCCGGAGTACCGCGCGACCAGGGCAAAAGCCGGCGACTTTCTCAGCCTGTGCAAGAACACGCCGTTGGCCTGCGAGGTAACTCTGCAGCCTCTGGAACGTTTCCCACTGGACGCGGCGATCCTGTTTTCAGACATCCTGACGATTCCGGACGCTCTGGGTCTCGGCCTGTACTTCGAGACCGGTGAAGGCCCGAAATTCCGGAATACGATCCGCTCCGAAGCCGATGTTGCGGCTCTGCCGAAGATCAACGCTGAGGTGGATCTGGACTACGTTATGAACGCGGTTTCTACCATCAGGGGTGCCCTGAACGGCAGCGTTCCCCTGATCGGTTTCTCCGGCAGCCCCTGGACGCTGGCGACTTACATGATTGAGGGTGGCTCGTCCAAGGATTTTCGGGAGGCCAAGAAGCTCATGTACGGTCAGCCGGAGGTTATGCACCGCTTGCTGGACCATCTGGCGGATGCGGTCATTGATTACCTCAACGGCCAGATCAAGGCCGGTGCCCAGGCTGTACAGATTTTCGATACCTGGGGCGGCGTTTTGAGCAGCTGGGCGTACGAAGAGTTCTCGCTCCGCTACATGAAGAAGATCGTTGACGGCCTGATTCGCGAGAGCGATGGTCGCCGGGTGCCAGTGATCCTGTTTACCAAGAATGGCGGTCAGTGGCTGGAATCCATTGCCGATTCCGGTGCGGATGCCGTTGGTCTGGACTGGACTACCGATATCGGTAATGCCCGGGCCCGCATTGGTGGTCGAGTGGCCCTTCAGGGCAACATGGATCCGGCAATGCTTTATGCGCCGCCTGAGCGGATCCGGCAGGAAGTGGCTGATATCCTCAAGCGCTTCGGTTCCGGCAATGGGCACATATTTAACCTTGGTCACGGGATTACGCCGGATGTGGATCCGGAGCATGCCAAGGCGTTCATTGAGGCTGTGGTTGAACTCAGCCCGGAGTATCACCGCTGA
- a CDS encoding FAD-dependent oxidoreductase — MKERLSNDFQFVEVGRVDPKKVPAKKRKKEFGEIYHPFTADNAASQSHRCLECGNPYCEWKCPVHNYIPNWLKLVSEGNIMRAVELCHQTNSLPEVCGRVCPQDRLCEGACTLNDGYGAVTIGSVEKYITDTAFALGWKPDMSAVKWTDKKVAVIGAGPAGLGCADVLVRNGVKPVVFDIYPEIGGLLTFGIPEFKLEKSVMTRRRKVFEEMGVEFRLSTEVGKDVQLQEIIDEYDAVFMGMGTYTYMKGGFPGENLPGVYDALPFLVSNVNRRLGFEKDEADFIDMKGKRVVVLGGGDTAMDCNRTSIRQQAESVTCAYRRDEANMPGSRREVANAKEEGVKFLFNRQPIAIIGEDRVEGVKVVQTRLGDPDENGRRRPEVVPGSEEVIPADAVLVAFGFRPSPADWFDELKVNTDDSGRVTAPEGAEFMFQTSNEKIFAGGDMVRGSDLVVTAIWEGRQAAEGIMDYLDI, encoded by the coding sequence ATGAAAGAACGACTGAGTAATGACTTCCAGTTTGTCGAGGTTGGACGTGTCGACCCGAAAAAGGTCCCGGCCAAGAAGCGGAAGAAAGAGTTTGGTGAAATTTACCACCCCTTCACAGCAGATAACGCGGCGTCCCAGTCCCATCGCTGTCTTGAGTGTGGTAACCCCTATTGCGAGTGGAAGTGCCCGGTTCACAACTATATTCCGAACTGGCTCAAGCTAGTTTCCGAAGGCAATATCATGCGGGCCGTCGAGTTGTGTCACCAGACCAACTCCCTGCCTGAAGTTTGCGGCCGCGTTTGTCCGCAGGATCGCCTGTGTGAAGGTGCCTGCACCCTGAACGACGGATACGGCGCGGTTACCATCGGGTCGGTCGAGAAGTACATTACCGACACCGCCTTTGCCCTGGGCTGGAAACCGGATATGTCCGCCGTGAAGTGGACAGACAAGAAGGTTGCCGTCATCGGCGCTGGGCCTGCGGGTCTGGGCTGCGCGGACGTTCTGGTTCGCAATGGCGTCAAGCCGGTTGTATTCGATATCTATCCGGAAATCGGTGGCCTGCTGACCTTCGGCATTCCCGAGTTCAAGCTGGAAAAATCCGTTATGACCCGTCGCCGCAAGGTGTTCGAGGAGATGGGCGTGGAATTCCGCCTTTCTACCGAGGTGGGCAAGGACGTTCAGCTGCAGGAGATCATTGACGAGTACGATGCCGTTTTCATGGGCATGGGCACCTACACCTACATGAAGGGTGGTTTTCCGGGTGAGAACCTGCCGGGCGTGTACGATGCACTGCCGTTCCTCGTTTCGAACGTCAACCGTCGTCTCGGCTTCGAGAAAGACGAAGCAGACTTCATTGACATGAAAGGCAAGCGGGTTGTTGTCCTGGGTGGCGGCGATACGGCCATGGACTGTAACCGCACCTCAATCCGTCAGCAGGCCGAGAGCGTTACCTGTGCCTACCGCCGGGACGAAGCCAACATGCCGGGTTCTCGCCGGGAAGTGGCCAACGCCAAGGAAGAGGGCGTCAAGTTCCTCTTCAATCGTCAGCCCATCGCCATTATTGGTGAAGACCGGGTTGAGGGTGTGAAGGTGGTTCAGACCCGTCTGGGCGATCCCGACGAGAATGGTCGTCGCCGTCCGGAAGTGGTCCCGGGTAGCGAGGAGGTTATTCCTGCGGATGCGGTTCTGGTCGCCTTCGGTTTCCGTCCGAGCCCGGCCGACTGGTTCGATGAGCTGAAGGTGAATACCGACGATTCGGGCCGGGTAACCGCGCCGGAAGGCGCCGAGTTCATGTTCCAGACCAGCAACGAGAAGATCTTTGCGGGCGGGGACATGGTCCGTGGTTCCGATCTGGTCGTAACCGCTATCTGGGAAGGCCGTCAGGCTGCCGAAGGTATCATGGATTACCTGGATATCTGA
- the gltB gene encoding glutamate synthase large subunit: MMTGLYHPDEFRDNCGFGLIAHMKGEASHKLLQTAIESLTCMTHRGGIAADGKTGDGCGLLIQSPDGFLKKAAKAAFGKEPGDLFAVGQVFLNPDEAKASAGRAAIEKRLTEQGLEILGWREVPVDDSCLGPMALDCLPRIEQVFVVPGGKSERDFAISLFVGRRHAESDMADDSEFYICSLSHRTLAYKGLMMPADLANFYKDLGDPDLETAICVFHQRFSTNTMPRWPLAQPFRYLAHNGEINTIDGNRNWAIARAAKFSSPELPDLQTLQPLVNLTGSDSSSMDNMLEVLLAGGVDLFRAVRMMIPPAWQNVDSMDSELRAFYEYNSMHMEPWDGPAGLVMSDGRYAVCMLDRNGLRPARWVITKDDFITLASEIGTYGYQPDDVVAKGRVGPGQMLAIDTESGEVLHTKDIDQRLKTAQPYKRWLRENALRVETTLNQDTPDFRLMDSDELLVHQKMFMVSFEERDQVLRPLAENGQEAVGSMGDDTPMAVLSSKVRHVADYFRQKFAQVTNPAIDPLRESIVMSLETCLGAERNVFEETADHADRIILTTPVLSPAKFLKIANNERPGFEVARISMSYRPEQGLEQAIRQVCEEAEQAVRDGKVLLILTDKDLKEGELPVNALMATGAVHHHLVKKGLRCDSNIVVETGWARDPHHFAVLFGFGATAVYPYLAYQVLNDLIRTGELLMDPIDAKNNYRKGINKGLLKILSKMGISTITSYRGAQLFEAVGLADDVVDLCFKGVPSRIQGAGFFDFQQDQEQLASVAWKPRKPIIQGGLLKYVHGQEYHAFNPDVVGKLQEAVTSGDYGHYKEYAGLVNERPVATLRDLLVFRKDIKPIDISEVEPVENIFPRFDSAGMSLGALSPEAHEALAVAMNTLGSRSNSGEGGEDPARYGTEKRSKIKQIASGRFGVTAEYLRSADVMQIKVAQGAKPGEGGQLPGGKVNELIARLRYSVPGVTLISPPPHHDIYSIEDLAQLIFDLKQVNPQALVSVKLVSEPGVGTIAAGVAKAYADLITVSGYDGGTAASPLTSIRYAGSPWELGLTETQQALRANDLRGKIRLQTDGGLKTGLDVVKGAILGAESFGFGTTPMVALGCKYLRICHLNNCATGVATQNDHLREEHFKGTVEMAMNFFRFVAEETREWMAKLGVRTLEELVGRVDLLERLPGDTERQKKLDLSRLLSNDHIPADKPQTCQVERNHPFDEGRLAEQMVRDTAAAIKDKSGGAWSYRVTNCDRSIGARLSGEIAQIHGNQGMVDAPITLDLTGTAGQSFGVWNVGGLNLILEGDANDYVGKGMTGGKLVVKPPRGSAFKTQETSIVGNTCLYGATGGKLFAAGTAGERFAVRNSGAHAVVEGAGDHCCEYMTGGLVTVLGSTGHNFGAGMTGGFAYVMDINNTFVDKYNHELVEIQRISSEDMESYRNHLRGVIREHISETGSEWAEHILENFDDYIGRFWLVKPKAANLRSLLASTRARPE; the protein is encoded by the coding sequence ATGATGACAGGTTTGTATCATCCCGATGAATTCAGGGACAACTGCGGATTCGGTCTGATTGCCCACATGAAGGGCGAGGCCAGCCACAAGTTGTTGCAAACTGCCATCGAGTCTCTGACCTGCATGACCCACCGAGGTGGTATCGCTGCAGACGGAAAGACCGGCGATGGTTGTGGCCTTCTGATCCAGAGCCCGGATGGCTTTCTGAAAAAAGCCGCCAAGGCAGCGTTTGGCAAGGAGCCGGGTGATCTTTTTGCTGTCGGCCAAGTCTTCCTGAACCCCGACGAAGCCAAGGCCTCGGCTGGTCGTGCGGCCATCGAGAAACGGTTGACCGAGCAGGGCCTGGAGATTCTCGGCTGGCGCGAAGTGCCGGTCGATGACAGCTGTCTCGGCCCCATGGCGCTTGATTGTCTGCCCCGTATCGAGCAGGTCTTCGTGGTGCCTGGTGGCAAGTCGGAGCGTGATTTTGCGATCAGTCTGTTCGTGGGCCGTCGCCACGCCGAAAGCGATATGGCCGACGATTCCGAGTTCTACATCTGCAGCCTGTCACACCGCACACTGGCCTATAAGGGCCTGATGATGCCGGCAGATCTGGCCAACTTCTACAAGGATCTGGGTGACCCCGATCTCGAGACCGCCATCTGTGTTTTCCATCAGCGGTTCTCCACCAACACCATGCCACGCTGGCCGCTGGCCCAGCCGTTCCGGTATCTGGCTCACAACGGTGAGATCAACACCATTGACGGCAACCGTAACTGGGCCATCGCCCGGGCCGCCAAGTTCAGCTCTCCGGAATTGCCGGATCTGCAGACCCTGCAGCCTCTGGTGAACCTCACCGGTTCTGACTCTTCAAGCATGGACAACATGCTGGAAGTGCTGCTTGCCGGCGGTGTTGACCTGTTCCGCGCGGTCCGCATGATGATTCCGCCAGCCTGGCAGAATGTCGATAGCATGGATTCAGAGCTGCGTGCGTTTTACGAGTACAACTCCATGCACATGGAGCCCTGGGATGGTCCTGCCGGTCTGGTCATGTCGGACGGCCGCTATGCCGTCTGTATGCTCGACAGGAATGGTCTGCGCCCGGCCCGGTGGGTCATCACCAAGGATGATTTCATCACGCTGGCCTCAGAGATCGGAACTTACGGTTATCAGCCGGACGATGTGGTAGCCAAAGGCCGTGTCGGACCGGGTCAGATGCTGGCGATCGACACAGAGTCCGGTGAAGTCCTGCACACTAAGGACATTGATCAGCGTCTCAAGACCGCTCAGCCCTACAAGCGCTGGCTGCGGGAAAACGCTCTCCGCGTCGAGACCACTCTGAATCAGGACACCCCGGATTTCAGGCTGATGGATTCCGACGAGCTTCTGGTGCACCAGAAGATGTTCATGGTCTCTTTCGAAGAGCGTGACCAGGTACTGCGTCCGCTTGCGGAGAACGGCCAGGAAGCGGTTGGATCCATGGGCGACGATACCCCGATGGCCGTGCTCTCGAGCAAGGTACGCCACGTGGCGGACTACTTCCGTCAGAAGTTCGCCCAGGTGACCAACCCGGCGATTGACCCGTTGCGTGAGTCGATTGTCATGTCCCTGGAGACCTGTCTGGGTGCCGAGCGCAACGTATTCGAGGAAACCGCCGATCACGCAGACCGCATTATTCTGACGACACCGGTTCTGTCGCCTGCCAAGTTCCTCAAGATTGCCAACAATGAGCGCCCGGGTTTCGAGGTCGCGCGTATTTCCATGAGCTACCGCCCGGAACAGGGATTGGAGCAGGCGATTCGCCAGGTTTGTGAGGAAGCGGAACAGGCCGTCCGGGATGGTAAGGTGCTGCTGATTCTCACCGACAAAGATCTGAAGGAAGGTGAACTGCCGGTCAATGCCCTGATGGCAACCGGTGCGGTCCACCACCATCTGGTCAAGAAAGGACTGCGCTGCGATTCCAACATCGTTGTTGAAACCGGTTGGGCTCGCGATCCTCATCATTTCGCCGTGCTCTTCGGTTTTGGTGCAACAGCGGTCTATCCGTACCTGGCTTACCAGGTTCTGAACGACCTGATCCGTACCGGCGAACTGCTGATGGATCCGATCGATGCCAAGAATAACTACCGGAAGGGCATCAACAAAGGGTTGCTGAAGATACTGTCGAAGATGGGGATTTCCACCATCACTTCCTATCGTGGCGCCCAGCTGTTTGAAGCAGTCGGTCTGGCCGATGATGTCGTTGACCTGTGCTTCAAGGGTGTGCCCAGCCGAATCCAGGGCGCCGGGTTCTTCGATTTCCAGCAGGATCAGGAGCAATTGGCGTCCGTGGCCTGGAAGCCGCGCAAGCCCATCATTCAGGGCGGTCTTCTGAAGTACGTCCATGGCCAGGAGTATCATGCCTTTAACCCGGATGTGGTCGGTAAGCTCCAGGAGGCGGTCACCAGCGGCGACTATGGCCACTACAAGGAATACGCGGGTCTGGTTAACGAGCGTCCGGTTGCGACGCTCCGTGACCTTCTTGTCTTCCGGAAAGACATCAAGCCGATTGATATTTCGGAAGTAGAGCCGGTTGAAAACATCTTCCCCCGCTTTGATTCGGCCGGTATGTCACTTGGTGCCCTGTCACCCGAGGCCCACGAAGCCTTGGCGGTGGCCATGAATACCCTGGGCAGCCGGTCCAATTCGGGCGAGGGCGGTGAAGATCCTGCTCGCTACGGCACTGAAAAACGCTCGAAAATCAAACAGATTGCGTCCGGTCGCTTCGGTGTTACAGCCGAATACCTGCGTAGTGCGGATGTCATGCAGATCAAGGTGGCCCAGGGTGCCAAGCCGGGCGAAGGCGGCCAGTTGCCCGGTGGCAAGGTCAACGAACTGATCGCCCGCCTGCGTTATTCGGTCCCGGGCGTAACGCTGATTTCACCGCCGCCGCATCACGATATCTATTCCATCGAGGATCTGGCCCAGCTGATTTTCGACCTCAAACAGGTCAATCCGCAGGCTCTGGTGTCTGTGAAGCTGGTCTCTGAGCCCGGCGTCGGTACGATTGCCGCAGGTGTGGCCAAGGCGTACGCCGACCTGATCACGGTGTCCGGTTACGATGGCGGTACAGCGGCGAGCCCGCTGACGTCGATCCGCTACGCCGGTTCTCCCTGGGAGCTGGGGCTGACCGAAACCCAGCAGGCGCTGCGAGCCAATGACCTGCGTGGCAAGATTCGCCTGCAGACTGATGGCGGTCTGAAAACAGGTCTGGACGTGGTAAAAGGCGCGATCCTTGGTGCTGAGAGCTTCGGTTTCGGTACCACACCGATGGTGGCGCTGGGCTGCAAATACCTGCGTATCTGTCACCTGAATAACTGCGCGACCGGTGTGGCTACCCAGAACGACCACCTCCGTGAAGAGCACTTCAAGGGCACGGTAGAAATGGCGATGAATTTCTTCCGCTTCGTGGCCGAGGAGACCCGGGAGTGGATGGCCAAACTGGGTGTGCGTACCCTGGAAGAGCTTGTGGGTCGCGTTGACCTTCTGGAGCGCCTGCCCGGTGATACCGAGCGTCAGAAGAAGCTGGATCTGAGTCGCCTGCTGTCTAACGACCATATTCCTGCGGACAAGCCGCAGACCTGTCAGGTCGAACGGAATCACCCGTTCGATGAGGGCAGGCTCGCGGAACAGATGGTTCGGGATACCGCGGCGGCGATCAAAGATAAGAGTGGAGGCGCCTGGTCCTATCGGGTCACCAACTGTGATCGCTCTATTGGCGCCCGCCTCTCTGGCGAAATCGCCCAGATCCATGGTAACCAGGGTATGGTGGATGCACCGATCACCCTGGACCTGACCGGTACCGCTGGCCAGAGTTTTGGTGTCTGGAACGTTGGTGGTCTCAACCTGATCCTTGAAGGGGATGCCAACGACTACGTCGGTAAGGGCATGACCGGTGGCAAGCTGGTTGTGAAGCCGCCCCGCGGCAGCGCGTTCAAGACCCAGGAAACCTCTATCGTCGGCAATACCTGTCTCTACGGCGCAACCGGCGGCAAACTCTTTGCTGCCGGAACCGCGGGTGAGCGATTTGCAGTTCGTAATTCCGGTGCCCATGCCGTTGTGGAAGGCGCCGGAGACCATTGCTGTGAATACATGACCGGTGGTCTGGTGACGGTGCTGGGCTCTACTGGCCACAACTTCGGTGCTGGTATGACCGGTGGCTTTGCTTACGTCATGGATATCAACAACACGTTCGTGGACAAATACAACCACGAGCTGGTGGAAATTCAGCGGATTTCCAGCGAGGACATGGAGTCCTACCGCAATCACCTGCGTGGTGTTATCCGGGAGCACATCTCGGAAACCGGCAGTGAGTGGGCAGAGCACATTCTTGAGAATTTCGACGACTACATTGGCCGCTTCTGGCTGGTGAAACCCAAGGCTGCGAATCTGCGCAGTCTGCTGGCCAGCACCCGGGCGCGTCCGGAATAA
- a CDS encoding SPOR domain-containing protein: MTEESLNSLDGGGLFPRLQQRYSLRANPLEMETPFFPDAMRHHALEALRHLCGFGDMALLLTGAAGSGKTRILAELVRSESSRLDFHRIPAAALTSAQALARDLKAVSRSNLGPEDSPRDLVYGFFKWSESRVRKGQRMVLLIDDADRAPTELLRLILSAYLASERGSTAVPVFAGTDSLVQSMGLDDASTSVHQIHLRPLTRDEIVAYLEPRVHAAGGKAGELLSPARVSKIHALSQGSFARLKRVTPGVWLDMVASPSVDRPKHVPWKRFLLPGLALVLLAGSWWFVSRQYDESVAGETVKAPEPVRKSITIGPETENSVPTPEEPSQDQPAVEPETVLTEPVTEPEADQPEPEPEPEPEPEPEPEPEPEPEPEPEPEPEPEPEPEPEPEPEPEPEPEPEPEAAPSFTPANPAYFSAIDQVRARGGWTIQLVAGNLEQTALNVISRYSQLGDLVYTRGERQGQPWFMVFYGEFPTREAANAAAAGLPEELASRSPWVRPVDNL, translated from the coding sequence GTGACTGAAGAAAGCTTGAACAGTCTTGATGGCGGAGGCCTGTTCCCCAGGTTGCAGCAGCGCTACAGCCTCCGTGCCAACCCGCTGGAAATGGAGACGCCGTTCTTTCCGGATGCCATGCGTCATCACGCTCTGGAAGCGTTGCGCCATCTATGCGGCTTCGGTGATATGGCTCTGTTATTGACCGGAGCTGCTGGCTCGGGCAAAACCCGAATACTGGCGGAGCTGGTCCGCAGCGAATCATCCAGACTCGACTTTCACCGTATACCGGCGGCAGCGCTGACCAGCGCCCAGGCCCTTGCCCGGGACCTGAAAGCGGTTTCCCGCTCAAATCTCGGCCCGGAAGACAGCCCCCGAGACCTGGTTTATGGCTTTTTCAAGTGGTCTGAATCGCGGGTCCGAAAGGGCCAGCGTATGGTCCTTTTGATTGACGATGCCGACCGGGCGCCGACGGAGTTGCTAAGGCTTATCCTGTCCGCCTATCTGGCTTCAGAGCGTGGCTCCACTGCCGTTCCGGTGTTTGCCGGAACGGATAGCCTGGTCCAGTCGATGGGCCTGGATGATGCGAGCACAAGTGTCCACCAGATACATCTGCGGCCTCTCACCAGGGATGAAATCGTTGCCTATCTGGAACCACGGGTTCACGCTGCCGGCGGCAAGGCAGGGGAACTTCTGAGTCCGGCCCGGGTCTCCAAAATTCACGCCCTGAGCCAGGGTAGCTTTGCGCGACTCAAGCGTGTGACTCCGGGCGTTTGGCTGGACATGGTGGCCTCGCCGAGTGTCGATCGCCCTAAGCACGTTCCGTGGAAGCGGTTCCTTTTGCCCGGGCTGGCCCTTGTGCTCCTTGCGGGCTCCTGGTGGTTTGTGTCGCGCCAGTATGATGAATCCGTGGCCGGCGAGACTGTAAAAGCCCCGGAGCCGGTGAGAAAGAGCATAACCATTGGGCCTGAAACAGAGAATTCAGTGCCAACCCCGGAAGAGCCGTCGCAGGACCAGCCTGCCGTGGAGCCTGAAACGGTATTGACAGAGCCGGTAACCGAGCCGGAAGCTGACCAGCCAGAGCCAGAGCCAGAGCCAGAGCCAGAGCCAGAGCCAGAGCCAGAGCCAGAGCCAGAGCCAGAGCCAGAGCCAGAGCCAGAGCCAGAGCCAGAGCCAGAGCCAGAGCCAGAGCCAGAGCCAGAGCCAGAGCCAGAGCCAGAGCCAGAGCCAGAGGCCGCGCCGAGCTTCACTCCGGCAAACCCGGCGTATTTTTCGGCGATTGATCAGGTTCGGGCGCGTGGAGGCTGGACCATTCAACTGGTGGCCGGCAATCTTGAACAGACCGCTCTGAACGTTATTTCCCGCTATTCACAGCTTGGTGATCTGGTCTACACCCGCGGGGAAAGGCAAGGCCAGCCCTGGTTTATGGTATTCTATGGGGAGTTTCCTACCCGGGAGGCGGCCAATGCCGCGGCAGCTGGTTTGCCAGAGGAGCTGGCTTCCAGGTCACCCTGGGTGCGTCCGGTCGACAATTTATAG
- the aroB gene encoding 3-dehydroquinate synthase, producing the protein MSNRYRELSVELGERSYPIFIGEGLLGTQDLSAFVSGAQVMIVTNETVAPLYLERAKACFPGKRVDTVVLPDGEKFKDWQTLNSIFDGLLEHRHTRKTTLVALGGGVVGDMAGFAAACYQRGVPFIQIPTTLLSQVDSSVGGKTGINHPLGKNMIGAFHQPQAVLIDTASLQTLPAREVSAGLAEVIKYGLIRDQGFLGWLEEHMDALVSLDPEALAEAIFRSCACKAEIVALDEREGGLRAILNLGHTFGHAIETYAGYGNWLHGEAVGTGMLMAAELSALEGMISRDDCDRINRLILRAGLPDKPPVAMTADDFMGLMAVDKKNVDGLLRLVLLRSVGDAVVTSEASPENLALTFTRFCSST; encoded by the coding sequence ATGTCTAATCGGTATCGGGAGCTCTCGGTAGAGCTCGGTGAACGCAGCTACCCCATATTTATCGGTGAGGGTCTTCTCGGCACTCAGGATCTGTCAGCTTTTGTTTCCGGGGCGCAGGTCATGATCGTTACCAATGAGACTGTGGCACCACTCTATCTTGAGCGGGCGAAAGCCTGCTTTCCGGGGAAGCGGGTTGATACCGTCGTACTTCCGGATGGCGAGAAGTTCAAGGATTGGCAGACTCTTAACAGCATCTTTGACGGTCTCCTTGAACATCGCCACACCCGAAAAACCACTCTGGTTGCCCTCGGTGGAGGTGTGGTCGGGGATATGGCTGGTTTTGCAGCAGCCTGTTATCAACGTGGTGTGCCGTTCATCCAGATTCCAACGACGCTGCTTTCCCAGGTCGACTCTTCTGTAGGTGGGAAAACCGGCATCAATCACCCGCTTGGCAAGAACATGATTGGGGCTTTCCATCAGCCGCAAGCGGTGTTGATAGACACGGCAAGTCTACAGACTTTGCCCGCCAGAGAGGTGTCAGCGGGGCTGGCGGAAGTTATCAAATATGGGCTGATCCGGGATCAGGGCTTTCTTGGCTGGCTTGAAGAGCACATGGATGCATTGGTCAGTCTTGATCCGGAGGCGCTGGCAGAAGCCATCTTCAGGTCCTGCGCTTGCAAGGCCGAAATTGTTGCACTCGACGAGCGCGAAGGTGGCCTCAGGGCGATTCTGAATCTTGGTCACACCTTCGGCCACGCGATCGAAACCTATGCCGGTTACGGCAACTGGCTGCACGGGGAAGCAGTAGGCACCGGTATGCTGATGGCCGCCGAATTATCCGCGCTTGAAGGGATGATCAGCCGTGACGATTGTGATCGTATAAACCGACTGATCCTCCGGGCCGGTTTACCGGATAAGCCCCCGGTTGCAATGACGGCCGATGACTTTATGGGTCTGATGGCTGTCGACAAGAAGAACGTGGATGGCCTTTTGAGGCTGGTCCTGCTTCGTTCGGTTGGAGACGCCGTGGTCACATCCGAAGCGAGTCCTGAAAACCTTGCTCTCACCTTTACACGTTTTTGCAGCTCGACATGA